One Halomonas sp. M4R1S46 genomic window carries:
- a CDS encoding S66 peptidase family protein has protein sequence MSLAVSLIAPSSYTAPEAVTAGIRGLESLGVEVRVEEPLQAPERYLAASRERRLAQLHAAYADPGTQAVWAVRGGYGAAQLVAEIDWSRLAHHPKPLIGYSDVTVLLDQCRRHGLPAIHGPVAKAAGGLFDADEASREVIRRQFEETLALLRGPAPLDYPLTAHRPAPPSLQGPVVGGNLATLASLVGTPAAFRAPPGALVILEDVGEPYYRLERTLWQLVHAGALDEAAAVCLGTFEGCTPHGETTLEAIVAKTLAPLALPLFTGLPIGHGLHNRPWRYGATGRIEKGCLRIAT, from the coding sequence ATGTCGCTCGCCGTCAGCCTGATCGCGCCCTCGTCCTATACCGCCCCGGAGGCCGTGACCGCCGGCATCCGCGGCCTGGAGTCCCTGGGCGTCGAGGTGCGTGTCGAGGAGCCGCTCCAGGCGCCGGAGCGCTACCTGGCGGCCAGCCGTGAGCGGCGCCTGGCCCAGCTGCATGCCGCCTACGCCGACCCCGGGACCCAGGCGGTGTGGGCGGTGCGCGGCGGCTATGGCGCCGCCCAGCTGGTGGCGGAGATCGACTGGAGCCGCCTGGCACACCACCCCAAGCCGCTGATCGGCTATTCCGACGTGACCGTGCTGCTCGACCAGTGCCGTCGCCATGGGCTGCCGGCCATCCATGGGCCGGTGGCCAAGGCCGCGGGGGGCCTGTTCGACGCCGACGAGGCCTCGCGGGAGGTGATCCGCCGCCAGTTCGAGGAGACCCTGGCACTGCTCCGCGGACCCGCGCCCCTCGACTACCCGCTGACCGCCCACCGGCCGGCGCCGCCGAGCCTGCAGGGGCCGGTGGTGGGCGGCAACCTGGCCACCCTGGCGAGCCTCGTCGGCACGCCGGCCGCCTTCCGGGCACCGCCCGGCGCGCTGGTGATCCTCGAGGACGTGGGCGAGCCCTACTACCGCCTGGAGCGCACCCTGTGGCAGCTGGTGCATGCCGGGGCCCTGGACGAGGCCGCGGCGGTGTGCCTGGGCACCTTCGAGGGCTGCACACCCCATGGCGAGACGACCCTGGAGGCCATCGTCGCCAAGACCCTCGCCCCCCTCGCGCTGCCGCTGTTCACTGGCCTGCCCATCGGCCACGGCCTGCACAACCGCCCCTGGCGCTATGGGGCCACCGGGCGCATCGAGAAAGGCTGCCTGCGCATCGCGACATGA
- a CDS encoding LysR family transcriptional regulator gives MSPSPRLPLTTLRAFEAAARRGSFSAAAEELHVTAASVSPRIETLAPLRRAMDTAPPVGTTLYRHHRQAPGRPARRCKGNGVGGRRRLSPPQARPEPPRAP, from the coding sequence ATGTCGCCCTCCCCTCGCCTGCCACTGACCACCCTGCGCGCCTTCGAGGCGGCGGCCCGGCGGGGCAGCTTCAGCGCCGCCGCCGAGGAGCTGCATGTCACGGCCGCGTCCGTCAGCCCCCGCATCGAGACCCTGGCGCCGCTGCGCCGGGCCATGGACACGGCGCCGCCCGTCGGGACGACGCTGTACCGCCATCATAGACAGGCGCCAGGCCGCCCGGCCCGCCGCTGCAAGGGGAACGGGGTAGGGGGCCGTCGCCGGCTCAGTCCCCCTCAGGCTCGTCCCGAGCCCCCACGGGCACCATGA
- a CDS encoding PhzF family phenazine biosynthesis protein: MTGTLYRLSAFTRDPRGGNPAGVWLGETLPDPGTMRRIAAEVGYSETAFLAPRHGETRQVRYYSPEAEVSFCGHATVAAGVLLGRLEGAGTYRLVTSVGEVPVTVEQDGDDWRASLVSVAPAVRSAAPELVEAALASLGWQAHELDPALPPAQAYAGAWHLVLAVASKSRLDELHYDFPALKALMQREHLTTLQLVWRESASRFHARDPFPVGGVVEDPATGAAAAALGGYLRAAGSIDTPTRLTILQGEAMGRPSRLEVTVPSSGGIVVTGTAVDLEPTSDDAPRSAPLG, from the coding sequence ATGACCGGCACCCTCTACCGTCTCTCCGCCTTCACCCGCGACCCGCGGGGCGGCAATCCGGCCGGCGTCTGGCTGGGCGAGACCCTGCCCGATCCCGGCACCATGCGGCGCATCGCCGCCGAGGTGGGCTATTCCGAGACCGCCTTCCTCGCGCCACGCCATGGCGAGACCCGCCAGGTGCGCTACTACAGCCCCGAGGCCGAGGTCAGCTTCTGCGGCCATGCCACCGTGGCCGCCGGCGTGCTGTTGGGGCGCCTCGAGGGCGCGGGGACCTATCGGCTGGTAACGTCGGTCGGTGAGGTGCCGGTCACGGTGGAGCAGGACGGCGATGACTGGCGGGCCTCGCTGGTCTCGGTGGCGCCGGCGGTGCGGAGCGCCGCGCCCGAACTGGTCGAGGCCGCCCTGGCAAGCCTCGGCTGGCAGGCCCACGAGCTGGACCCGGCCCTGCCGCCCGCACAGGCCTATGCCGGGGCCTGGCACCTGGTGCTGGCCGTGGCCTCGAAGTCGCGTCTCGATGAGCTGCACTACGATTTCCCGGCGCTCAAGGCGCTGATGCAACGCGAGCACCTCACCACCCTGCAGCTGGTGTGGCGCGAGTCGGCGAGCCGCTTCCACGCCCGGGATCCCTTCCCGGTGGGCGGGGTGGTGGAGGACCCGGCGACCGGCGCCGCGGCGGCGGCGCTGGGCGGCTACCTGCGTGCGGCGGGATCGATCGACACGCCCACCCGGCTGACGATCCTGCAGGGCGAGGCCATGGGACGGCCGAGCCGGCTCGAGGTGACGGTGCCGTCCAGCGGCGGGATCGTGGTGACCGGCACGGCGGTGGACCTCGAGCCGACGTCGGACGACGCGCCGCGCTCGGCGCCACTTGGGTGA
- a CDS encoding GGDEF domain-containing protein: protein MREDDTIGAMKAGRIGRLSGLQAALSVMVAILAGMVLLGWGIAPLGRWLPSGWALMPASTAAACLLLALGQLGLARRIVTHRSVRYLGGGVALGLAGLALIGHLAGTGLWGEGLLATDPVRMAWPVAVHLLLASLTLLLARAAVGLRDALLVAQLALVLTLGGARLFTALGIFAPDAGPPLALHTLAGLAMLTLAQLAYQARAGLFSPLALPGRAGSLLRRGWPLVVLLPFLIVALASRLAPTSLSPLAAALTAASLAILLLVTVLLMGGWNARLEARLRELSLSDPMTGVYNRHAFAVLGEQLRRLARRECEPLSLLYFDLDGVKRVNDELGYEAGTRLIADFAGLLASHTRESDIVARLGGDEFAVLMLIHPGHLTGLLTRLEGERQALNARPGQPFVIDYSQGEALIAPDDPAGLSTLLEQAESRMLARKARKRAWAGGAEAAGTPATGLIPPRPAHD from the coding sequence GTGCGTGAAGACGACACGATTGGTGCGATGAAGGCGGGCCGGATCGGCCGGCTGTCGGGACTCCAGGCGGCCCTCTCGGTAATGGTAGCGATCCTGGCGGGCATGGTGCTGCTCGGCTGGGGGATCGCACCGCTCGGTCGCTGGCTGCCATCGGGCTGGGCGCTGATGCCGGCCAGCACCGCGGCGGCCTGCCTGCTGCTGGCGCTCGGCCAGCTGGGGCTCGCCCGGCGGATCGTCACGCACCGCTCGGTCCGCTACCTGGGGGGTGGCGTCGCCCTGGGCCTCGCGGGCCTGGCGCTGATCGGCCACCTGGCCGGGACGGGCCTCTGGGGCGAGGGTCTGCTGGCTACGGATCCCGTGCGCATGGCGTGGCCGGTCGCCGTCCACCTGCTGCTGGCGAGCCTGACCCTGCTGCTGGCCCGGGCGGCGGTGGGGCTGCGGGACGCCCTGCTGGTGGCACAGCTGGCGCTGGTGCTGACCCTCGGCGGCGCCCGGCTGTTCACGGCCCTGGGGATCTTCGCCCCCGACGCCGGCCCGCCCCTGGCCCTGCACACCCTGGCCGGCCTTGCGATGCTCACCCTGGCCCAGCTGGCTTACCAGGCTCGGGCGGGGCTCTTCTCGCCGCTGGCGCTGCCGGGCCGCGCCGGTAGCCTGCTGCGTCGCGGCTGGCCGCTGGTGGTGCTGTTGCCCTTCCTCATCGTGGCCCTGGCGAGCCGGCTGGCGCCGACGTCGCTCAGCCCCCTGGCGGCGGCGCTCACGGCGGCCTCGCTGGCGATCCTGCTGCTGGTCACGGTGCTGCTGATGGGTGGATGGAACGCTCGCCTGGAGGCGCGCCTGCGCGAGCTCTCGCTGAGCGACCCGATGACCGGTGTCTACAACCGGCATGCCTTCGCGGTGCTGGGCGAGCAGCTGCGCCGCCTGGCACGGCGGGAGTGCGAACCCCTGTCGCTGCTCTACTTCGATCTCGACGGCGTCAAGCGGGTCAACGACGAGCTGGGCTACGAGGCCGGCACGCGGCTGATCGCCGACTTCGCCGGGCTGCTGGCCTCCCACACCCGCGAGAGCGACATCGTGGCCCGTCTCGGCGGCGACGAGTTCGCCGTGCTGATGCTCATTCATCCGGGACACCTGACGGGCCTGCTGACCCGGCTCGAGGGAGAGCGCCAGGCCCTCAATGCCCGGCCCGGCCAGCCCTTCGTCATCGACTACAGCCAGGGCGAGGCGCTCATCGCCCCGGACGACCCCGCCGGGCTGTCCACGCTGTTGGAGCAGGCCGAGTCGCGCATGCTCGCCCGCAAGGCCCGCAAGCGCGCCTGGGCCGGGGGCGCCGAGGCCGCCGGGACCCCGGCGACGGGGCTCATCCCGCCCCGGCCGGCCCACGACTGA
- a CDS encoding LysR family transcriptional regulator ArgP, whose product MLDYKLLEALATVIECGGFERAGDALGLSQSAVSQRIKALEIRLGQPVLIRHPHLEPTPAGRRLLNHHQQVRLLERDLRAALPTLEAASPRLRIALNADSLATWWAEAVSAFCRDEGLLLDLVIEDQDVGLKRLRDGDVAACLCASDQPIAGARCVPLGTMVYHPYATPAYIARYFPEGPTEAAFRQAPAIVYGPHDQLQHRFLAQCGYHGAFPHHLCPSSEGFVRLAAGGIGYGMMPQLQVASLVAEGRLASLAPERSLAVPLYWHFWRHSGELLERLTRVLGDIELR is encoded by the coding sequence ATGCTCGACTACAAGCTGCTCGAGGCGCTGGCCACGGTGATCGAATGCGGCGGCTTCGAGCGCGCCGGGGACGCGCTCGGCCTCTCGCAGTCGGCGGTCTCCCAGCGTATCAAGGCCCTGGAGATCCGCCTCGGCCAGCCGGTGCTGATCCGTCACCCCCACCTCGAGCCCACCCCGGCGGGACGGCGGCTGCTCAACCATCACCAGCAGGTCCGGCTGCTGGAACGCGACTTGCGCGCCGCCCTGCCGACCCTCGAGGCCGCCTCGCCGCGGCTGCGCATCGCCCTCAATGCCGACAGCCTGGCGACCTGGTGGGCCGAGGCCGTGAGCGCGTTCTGCCGAGACGAGGGGCTGCTGCTCGACCTGGTGATCGAGGACCAGGACGTGGGGCTCAAGCGCCTGCGCGACGGCGACGTGGCCGCCTGCCTGTGCGCCAGCGACCAGCCGATCGCCGGCGCCCGCTGCGTGCCGCTGGGCACCATGGTCTATCATCCCTACGCCACCCCGGCCTATATCGCCCGCTACTTCCCCGAGGGGCCCACGGAGGCGGCCTTCCGCCAGGCCCCGGCGATCGTCTACGGCCCCCACGACCAGCTCCAGCACCGCTTCCTCGCCCAGTGCGGCTATCACGGCGCCTTCCCCCACCACCTCTGCCCGTCCTCGGAGGGCTTCGTGCGGCTCGCCGCCGGCGGCATCGGCTACGGCATGATGCCGCAGCTGCAGGTGGCCTCGCTGGTGGCCGAAGGCCGGCTGGCGAGCCTCGCCCCGGAGCGCTCCCTGGCGGTGCCGCTGTACTGGCACTTCTGGCGCCACAGCGGTGAGCTGCTGGAGCGGCTGACCCGGGTCCTGGGCGATATCGAGCTGCGCTAG
- a CDS encoding LysE/ArgO family amino acid transporter: MLESYLTGLVVCGGIIVAIGAQNAYVLGLAVRREHHWWSAGLCMGSDLLLVSAGMFGMSALLLTLPGALEALRWLGVAFLGWLALQALYRATAGRQGLAVAEARGRSVTRVVLATLAVTVLNPQVYLDTLLLIPSVGAQQDSAGAFVAGAGSASILWFSLLAWGGALLSPWLSRPRAWRVIDGGIGVMMAVIAVQLAGGEFGGLA; the protein is encoded by the coding sequence ATGCTGGAGAGTTACCTGACCGGGCTGGTGGTGTGCGGTGGCATCATCGTCGCCATCGGCGCCCAGAACGCCTACGTGCTGGGGCTCGCCGTGCGGCGCGAGCATCACTGGTGGTCCGCCGGGCTGTGCATGGGCAGCGACCTGCTGCTGGTCTCCGCCGGGATGTTCGGCATGAGTGCCTTGCTGCTGACGTTGCCCGGCGCCCTGGAGGCGCTGCGCTGGCTGGGAGTGGCGTTTCTCGGCTGGTTGGCCCTCCAGGCGCTGTATCGCGCCACCGCCGGGCGCCAGGGGCTGGCCGTCGCCGAGGCCCGGGGCCGCAGCGTCACCCGGGTGGTGCTGGCCACCCTCGCCGTCACCGTGCTCAATCCCCAGGTGTACCTGGATACCCTGCTGCTGATCCCCTCGGTGGGCGCCCAGCAGGACAGCGCGGGGGCCTTCGTGGCCGGCGCCGGCAGCGCCTCCATCCTGTGGTTCAGCCTGCTCGCCTGGGGCGGGGCGCTGCTCTCGCCCTGGCTGTCGCGGCCGCGGGCCTGGCGGGTGATCGACGGCGGCATCGGGGTGATGATGGCGGTCATCGCCGTGCAGCTGGCCGGCGGCGAGTTCGGCGGGCTGGCCTGA
- the cysK gene encoding cysteine synthase A, which translates to MSHRYQSILETIGNTPVVRINNLAPPGVSLFVKIEAFNPMGSVKDRLALGVIEDAERRGDLSPGQTVVEATSGNTGIGLAMVCAQKGYPLVVTMAENFSVERRKLMRFLGARVVLTPASEKGSGMVAKARELAEKHGWWQSRQFENPANAAIHERTTAVEILRDFADLPLDYWVTGFGTGGTLSGVSRVLKRESPRTRIVVCEPDNAAILASGIPQARLPDGGHAQSHSQFRPHLMQGWTPDFIPQLVEPVLAEHRIDEYLAINGKDALRCARDLASREGIFVGISAGATFAGALQVAERSPSGTTLLCMLPDTGERYLSTPLFEDVPVEMTEEETLLSCSTPGYRFDTAAPAPAAAAPAPATDAEAEAEVDRLIGDPHQPVVMFALEWCEFCWSVRKLLRHYAIPYESVDLDAVEYQQDNLGGRIRAVLRARTGVLTLPQIFIGGEFVGGCTELFDECQDERLFARLTALQVPHDASQPIDPYGLLPGWLHPR; encoded by the coding sequence ATGAGCCATCGCTACCAGAGCATCCTCGAGACGATCGGCAATACCCCGGTGGTGCGCATCAACAACCTCGCCCCGCCGGGGGTGTCGCTGTTCGTCAAGATCGAGGCCTTCAACCCCATGGGGTCGGTCAAGGACCGCCTGGCGCTCGGCGTCATCGAGGACGCCGAGCGCCGCGGCGACCTGTCGCCGGGGCAGACGGTGGTCGAGGCCACCAGCGGCAACACCGGCATCGGCCTGGCCATGGTCTGCGCCCAGAAGGGCTATCCGCTGGTGGTGACCATGGCGGAGAACTTCAGCGTCGAGCGGCGCAAGCTGATGCGCTTCCTCGGCGCCCGGGTGGTGCTGACCCCGGCCTCGGAGAAGGGCTCGGGCATGGTCGCCAAGGCCCGCGAGCTCGCCGAGAAGCATGGCTGGTGGCAGTCCCGGCAGTTCGAGAACCCGGCCAACGCGGCGATCCACGAGCGGACCACCGCCGTCGAGATCCTTCGCGACTTCGCCGACCTGCCCCTGGACTACTGGGTGACCGGCTTCGGTACCGGCGGCACCCTGAGCGGTGTCTCCCGGGTCCTCAAGCGCGAGAGCCCCCGCACCCGCATCGTGGTCTGCGAGCCCGACAACGCCGCCATCCTGGCCAGCGGCATCCCCCAGGCACGCCTCCCCGACGGCGGCCACGCCCAGAGCCACTCGCAGTTCCGGCCCCACCTGATGCAGGGCTGGACGCCGGACTTCATCCCGCAACTGGTGGAACCGGTGCTTGCGGAGCATCGCATCGACGAGTACCTGGCCATCAACGGCAAGGACGCCCTGCGCTGCGCCCGGGACCTGGCCAGCCGGGAAGGGATCTTCGTCGGCATCTCCGCCGGCGCCACCTTCGCCGGGGCGCTGCAGGTGGCCGAGCGGTCCCCGTCAGGCACCACCCTGCTGTGCATGCTGCCCGACACCGGCGAGCGCTACCTGTCCACGCCGCTGTTCGAGGACGTGCCCGTCGAGATGACCGAGGAGGAGACCCTGTTGTCCTGCTCGACCCCCGGCTATCGCTTCGACACCGCCGCTCCGGCGCCCGCCGCGGCGGCACCGGCGCCGGCCACCGACGCCGAGGCGGAGGCCGAGGTCGACCGGCTGATCGGCGATCCCCACCAGCCGGTGGTGATGTTCGCCCTGGAGTGGTGCGAGTTCTGCTGGTCGGTCCGCAAGCTGCTGCGCCACTACGCCATCCCCTACGAGAGCGTCGACCTGGATGCCGTGGAGTACCAGCAGGACAACCTGGGCGGCCGGATCCGGGCGGTGCTGCGGGCCCGCACCGGCGTGCTGACGCTGCCGCAGATCTTCATCGGCGGCGAGTTCGTGGGTGGTTGCACCGAGCTGTTCGACGAGTGCCAGGACGAGCGCCTCTTCGCGCGCCTGACGGCGCTGCAGGTCCCCCACGACGCCAGCCAGCCGATCGATCCCTACGGCCTGCTGCCGGGCTGGCTGCACCCGCGCTGA
- the mltF gene encoding membrane-bound lytic murein transglycosylase MltF, with protein sequence MRPQRRLLYPTLAGLLAAALLLLMMTQATPRLAPPDESGTLRVASRNAATTYYLNRHPQAVGPEHDLIQRFAAAQGWRVEWELFETTAEVLAALEGGEVHLAAAGLTHLPSRDARFARGPAHTEIVEQLVCHRDDRPLPRRVSELAEVEVRVTAASSYSERLRSLVNAHTGFRFREDPRNTETLLAAVAEQDVECTVADSNIVRMTRRHFPHLEVALNLTAGEPLGWYLPDDQTALAAQARQWMASAAGETARAAMRQRYYSHIGEFDFVDLRALNRRIDERLPRFLELFLAAEARTGMPADLLAALAYQESHWDPAAVSPTGVRGIMMLTRNTAASLGVDNRLDPAAAIDGGARYLADRHRRLPDSIPEPDRTYLALASYNIGRGHLLDARELARELGKDPDSWADMKEVLPLKADRRYYPRTRYGYARGYEPVHYVDRIRNYLDVIGAALDAERSPPGTATPSRTGILEGPAPAG encoded by the coding sequence TTGAGACCGCAACGACGCCTGCTCTACCCGACCCTGGCGGGGCTACTGGCCGCGGCCCTGCTGCTCCTGATGATGACCCAGGCGACACCGCGCCTCGCGCCGCCGGACGAGAGCGGGACGCTGCGGGTGGCCAGCCGCAACGCCGCCACCACCTACTACCTGAACCGCCACCCGCAGGCGGTCGGGCCCGAGCATGACCTGATCCAGCGCTTCGCCGCGGCCCAGGGCTGGCGGGTCGAGTGGGAACTGTTCGAGACCACCGCCGAGGTGCTCGCGGCCCTGGAAGGCGGCGAGGTGCACCTGGCCGCCGCCGGCCTGACCCACCTGCCGTCGCGAGACGCGCGCTTCGCCCGGGGCCCCGCCCATACCGAGATCGTCGAGCAGCTGGTCTGCCACCGCGATGACCGGCCCCTGCCCCGCCGGGTGAGCGAGCTCGCCGAGGTCGAGGTGCGTGTCACCGCCGCCTCCAGCTACTCGGAGCGGCTGCGCAGCCTGGTCAATGCCCACACCGGCTTTCGCTTCCGGGAGGACCCGCGCAACACCGAGACCCTGCTGGCGGCGGTGGCCGAGCAGGACGTCGAGTGCACCGTGGCCGACTCCAATATCGTGCGGATGACCCGCCGCCACTTCCCGCACCTGGAGGTGGCGCTCAACCTGACCGCCGGGGAGCCCCTCGGCTGGTACCTGCCCGACGACCAAACGGCGCTCGCCGCGCAGGCCAGGCAGTGGATGGCAAGCGCGGCGGGCGAGACGGCCCGAGCGGCCATGCGCCAGCGCTACTACAGCCATATCGGCGAATTCGACTTCGTCGACCTGCGGGCCCTCAACCGGCGCATCGACGAGCGCCTGCCGCGCTTTCTCGAGCTCTTCCTCGCCGCCGAGGCCAGGACCGGCATGCCGGCGGACCTGCTGGCCGCCCTCGCCTATCAGGAGTCCCACTGGGACCCCGCGGCCGTCTCGCCCACCGGGGTGCGCGGCATCATGATGCTGACCCGCAACACCGCCGCCTCCCTCGGGGTGGACAACCGGCTGGACCCGGCGGCGGCCATCGATGGCGGCGCCCGTTACCTCGCCGACCGTCACCGCCGCCTGCCCGACAGCATCCCCGAGCCGGATCGCACCTACCTGGCGCTGGCCAGCTACAACATCGGCCGCGGCCACCTGCTGGATGCCCGGGAACTGGCCCGGGAGCTCGGCAAGGACCCGGATTCCTGGGCAGACATGAAGGAGGTGCTGCCGCTCAAGGCCGATCGCCGCTACTACCCGCGCACCCGCTACGGCTATGCCCGGGGCTACGAGCCGGTGCACTACGTGGACCGGATCCGCAATTATCTCGACGTGATCGGCGCCGCCCTGGACGCCGAGCGCTCCCCGCCGGGTACCGCGACGCCGTCCCGGACCGGGATCCTCGAGGGCCCGGCCCCCGCCGGCTGA
- a CDS encoding substrate-binding domain-containing protein — protein MQGSPPSVTGPRRWPAWFMALVLVVGLGGAVTARAENEYIRVAEHVARHPEQRALMAQLAERVHAPAVPLATPPEAPVRIALVYPGLQTSDYWRRSLDAFASRLRRLAVPHELKAFFSRPSGDVELQARQLAEALAWEPDYLVFTLDTLPHKRIIERLLARGEPRLILQNITTPLAEWQGHLPFLHVGFDHVQGTRLIADWMLERAGHRGEYLMLYFTPGYVSRMRGGTFAAVAAQYPDVEQVAAYYTDGDSERAYRATRQTLEAHPDLAMIFACATDVALGALRALREAGREGEVLLNGWGGGTAELEALAAGGLDVTAWRLSDDNGIAMAEAIKLDLSGQARQVPDIFAGDIALVTRHTSPGEIARLERRAFRLSEPSPEAP, from the coding sequence ATGCAGGGTAGCCCGCCGAGTGTCACCGGCCCCCGGCGCTGGCCCGCCTGGTTCATGGCCCTGGTCCTGGTGGTCGGACTCGGCGGGGCCGTGACGGCCAGGGCGGAGAACGAGTACATACGGGTCGCGGAGCATGTCGCCCGACACCCCGAGCAGCGGGCCCTGATGGCGCAGTTGGCCGAACGGGTGCACGCGCCGGCCGTGCCGCTGGCGACCCCGCCCGAGGCGCCCGTGCGTATCGCCCTCGTCTATCCGGGCCTGCAGACCTCGGACTACTGGCGGCGCAGCCTGGACGCCTTCGCGTCACGGCTGCGCCGACTCGCGGTGCCCCACGAGCTGAAGGCCTTCTTCTCCCGTCCCTCGGGGGACGTCGAGCTGCAGGCGAGGCAACTGGCCGAGGCCCTGGCCTGGGAGCCGGACTACCTGGTCTTCACCCTGGATACCCTGCCGCACAAGCGCATCATCGAGCGCCTGCTGGCCCGGGGGGAGCCCCGCCTGATCCTGCAGAACATCACCACCCCCCTGGCCGAGTGGCAGGGCCACCTGCCGTTCCTGCACGTCGGCTTCGACCATGTCCAGGGCACCCGGCTGATCGCCGACTGGATGCTCGAGCGTGCCGGGCATCGCGGCGAGTACCTGATGCTCTACTTCACCCCCGGCTACGTGAGCCGCATGCGTGGCGGCACCTTCGCCGCCGTGGCCGCTCAATACCCCGACGTCGAGCAGGTGGCGGCCTACTACACCGACGGCGACAGCGAACGGGCCTACCGCGCCACCCGGCAGACCCTCGAGGCCCATCCCGACCTGGCGATGATCTTCGCCTGTGCCACGGATGTGGCCCTCGGTGCCCTGCGCGCGCTGCGCGAGGCCGGACGGGAAGGCGAGGTGCTGCTCAACGGCTGGGGCGGCGGCACGGCCGAGCTGGAGGCTCTCGCGGCCGGTGGCCTGGATGTCACCGCCTGGCGCCTCAGCGATGACAACGGCATCGCCATGGCCGAGGCGATCAAGCTGGACCTGTCGGGCCAGGCTCGGCAGGTGCCCGATATCTTCGCCGGGGACATCGCCCTGGTCACCCGGCACACGTCGCCCGGGGAGATCGCGCGGCTCGAGCGACGGGCCTTCCGGCTCAGCGAGCCGTCGCCGGAGGCGCCCTGA